Genomic segment of Astyanax mexicanus isolate ESR-SI-001 unplaced genomic scaffold, AstMex3_surface scaffold_39, whole genome shotgun sequence:
TACCTCAGTTACCACAAGTTCTGTTTAACccagttttttaataaaaaataaaatacagctagCAAAAGTTGCACCATAAAACCAGGgaatgcgctctttgcacaactacttccccattctcatcagtgctgctccagcgtttcctgtttggcttttccaatacactccttatggcagtattttcagctggtgtttacaagagcttctaaaaattaacctcaacgtcCAGGAGACCAGTAAAGCCCACCACtagtctaataataataataataataataataataataataataataataataataataataataataataataataataacatttattagaCAAAtactagctataataataaaaatgctggcTATAATAATGCCAACTattataataatgatagtaaaaataataataatcactataAAAAGAATCATATACatgctagcaataataatattaataacaataaaaatactacctacaataataataataataataatattaataacaaaaataaaaatagtcaaaataataataatatctagctacaataatgataataataataataataataataataacaataataataataacaataataataaatatctataataataataaatatctataataataataataataaatatctataataataataataataataaatatctataataataataataataatgataataataataataataataataataataataataataataataataataataataaaaatatctagctataataaaaatgctaggtggtggatcattcaggcaagtacgTTTAGCTGATCTCCTCTCCAAATCACGTGGAGCCTGGGTGCTGTCACGTtaattattccatttaaaaagcagtggcactgcatgctttgccagtcgtctccaagcttctgacgtttttggtttaaccaggtagtctggtattaaatgtttgctacagacctttcaTACGGCGAAATGGTGAAGTGGTCCTGACTGATGTTCATCAGTCACTGTTTATTAGATCACTCTGAGCAGGGAAGCTATGAAAGCCTAAAGCTTCCATAAAACTTAGCAGACgccgtgcaaaaaggaacacagcagtgctgaaaacggcttgaaaacctcacgctggatactcattttgacctctTGCTAGTACAAAATgtacgttttgcctatacaggcgaatgtaaacaatacaaccggaaacgtccgagccgcaACTTCTGCTACAACCTCAACTACAGGTCCAACAACCACAACCACACCTCCAACGACCTCAACCCCAGCTCCAACATCCTCAACTACAGGTCCAATAACCACAACTAcagctccaacaacctcaaccccAGCTCCAACAGCCTCAACTACACCTCCAATAACCACAACTTcagctccaacaacctcaaccccAGCTCCAACAGCCTCAACTACACCTCCAATAACCACAACTAcagctccaacaacctcaaccccAGCTCCAACAGCCTCAACTACAGGTCCAATAACCACAACTAcagctccaacaacctcaaccccAGCTCCAACAGCCTCAACTACAGGTCCAATAACCACAACTAcagctccaacaacctcaaccccAGCTCCAACAGCCTCAACTACAGGTCCAACAACCACAACTAcagctccaacaacctcaaccccAGCTCCAACAGCCTCAACTACAGGTCCAATAACCACAACCacacctccaacaacctcaacctcAGCTCCAATAGCCTCAACTACAGGTCCAATAACCACAACTAcagctccaacaacctcaaccccAGCTCCAACAGCCTCAACTACAGGTCCAATAACCACAACTAcagctccaacaacctcaaccccAGCTCCAACAGCCTCAACTACACCTCCAATAACCACAACTTCAGCTCCAACAGCCTCAACTACACCTCCAATAACCACAACTTCAGCTCCAACAACCTTAACCCCAGCTCCAACAGCCTCAACTACAGGTCCAATAACCACAACTAcagctccaacaacctcaaccccAGCTCCAACAGCCTCAACTACAGGTCCAATAACCACAACTAcagctccaacaacctcaaccccAGCTCCAACAGCCTCAACTACAGGTCCAACAACCACAACCACACCTCCAACGACCTCAACCTCAGCTCCAACAGCCTCAACTACACCTCCAATAACCACAACCacacctccaacaacctcaaccccAGCTCCAACAGCCTCAAATACACCTCCAATAACCACAACCacacctccaacaacctcaaccccAGCTCCAACAGCCTCAAATACACCTCCAATAACCACAACTAcagctccaacaacctcaaccccAGCTCCAACAGCCTCAAATACACCTCCAATAACCACAACTAcagctccaacaacctcaaccccAGCTCCAACAGCCTCAAATACACCTCCAATAACCACAACTAcagctccaacaacctcaaccccAGCTCCAACAGCCTCAACTACACCTCCAATAACCCCAACTACAGCTCCAACGACCTCAACCCCAGCTCCAACAGCCTCAACTACACCTCCAATAACCACAAATAcagctccaacaacctcaaccccAGCTCCAACAGCCTCAACTACACCTCCAATAACCACAACTAcagctccaacaacctcaaccccAGGTCCAACAGCCTCAACTACACCTCCAATAACCACAAATAcagctccaacaacctcaaccccAGCTCCAACAGCCTCAACTACACCTCCAATAACcacaactacagctccaacgACCTCAACCCCAGCTCCAACAGCCTCAACTACACCTCCAATAACCACAACTACAGCTCCAATGACCTCAACCCCAGGTCCAACAGCCTCAGCTACACCTCCAATAACCACAACTACAGCTCCAACAACCTTAACCCCAGCTCCAACAGCCTCAACTACAGGTCCAATAACCACAACTAcagctccaacaacctcaaccccAGCTCCAACAGCCTCAACTACAGGTCCAATAACCACAACTAcagctccaacaacctcaaccccAGCTCCAACAGCCTCAACTACACCTCCAATAACCACAACTAcagctccaacaacctcaaccccAGGTCCAACAGCCTCAACTACACCTCCAATAACCACAAATAcagctccaacaacctcaaccccAGCTCCAACAGCCTCAACTACACCTCCAATAACcacaactacagctccaacgACCTCAACCCCAGCTCCAACAGCCTCAACTACACCTCCAATAACCACAACTACAGCTCCAATGACCTCAACCCCAGGTCCAACAGCCTCAGCTACACCTCCAATAACcacaactacagctccaacgACCTCAACCCCAGCTCCAACAGCCTCAACTACACCTCCAATAACcacaactacagctccaacgACCTCAACCCCAGCTCCAACAGCCTCAACTACACCTCCAATAACCACAACTAcagctccaacaacctcaaccccAGCTCCAACAGCCTCAAATACACCTCCAATAACCACAACTACAGCTCCAACTACATAAACTACAACTACAATCACAGCAACAACTACAGCTGTATCCACTACAACAACCATGCAAGAACAGATCCAGTTCTACCATGAGATTAATTCAAATCCTTAACTACAACTGATACAAGTGTAGACCGTGTTGGTGTGGTATTGAGTACAGTGTGGTTACTGTAGACCGTGTTGGTGTGGTTTTGAGTACAGCATGGTTACTGTAGACCGTGTTGGTGTGGTATTGAGTACAGTGTGGTTACTGTAGACCGTGTTGGTGTGGTATTGAGTACAGTGTGGTTACTGTAGACCAAACACCAACACCAGAAATGAAAACATTGACTGAAGTGACATTGCAGCAACGTTAGAGGAATGTTTAAATACGTTAAAACGATAACGCCGGCTGAACCTTCGACTATGCCTGCTTTACCTCCGAACACATCTGCTgcaactttaacttttttttttttctttacctcagTGTACTGGTTTAAAGTTACTGGTTTAGGAATAATTCATTGCATTTCACAattataatttcataatttttatttatttatttatttatttatttatgatttatattatatgaaataatattatattatattgtaattaaattataatctttttatgtactatttatttattttgatttatatttcataatttctatattttatgtgttgttttatatatagtttttttatttttatatatttttttattttgttaagctatgtatttattattttattgtattcttttttacaTTAACATATATAATTTGTTGTGAGTGTATGTGGGCGGTTCTTGGTTGCCAGGGCGACGGTGTGTCGTGTTCCGGTGTTTGGCGCGGTGGGGTAGCGCGCATGCGCGGGCTTGGAAGGTAAGTTAGAAGGTTAGCAGCGGAGCTGAACTCCTGAACTCTGAGAGGAATTAAACCCGGAATGGCGCATTACAGGGTGAGTACCGGTCCAAACAGCACCGAACAGAACCGCACAGCGGTACACAGCCCGCCCGGACCCGAACAGCCGCGGAGTTTAGGGGAATTTATGGTATTTATGGTAGTTAATACCGGCGGAGAGATGCAGGAAGCTAAAGCTAATAATTTACCTCAGAACCGCCGCGGGTTCCGACCCAGCTCACAGCTCTTCCCTTCTCCAGAACACCCTCACAGCTCCCGAACCGCGGCCCACAGGTTCCGACCCAGCTAATATACCAGAACCGTCGCGGGTTCCGACCCAATGCAGCCCGTTTTACAGCTCCAGAACCCAGCTCAACTCTACCGACCACCTTAACCAGTTTAATTACTACTAATTACCTGTCCAGATACTAATTACCAGTGTAGATACTAATTTCCAGTTTAGATACTAATTTCCAGTGTAGATACTAATTACCAGTttagattaggggtgggcgacatggctctaaaataatatcacgatatttcagggtatttttgcaataacgatatacttggtgatataggaaaacagaaataatttgttaattttagtaatatagtataatagtataacagtataatcataatgtggcaaaataaataatatagcataaaataatataatccaGCAAATAATatagcagaatatttagtgcatgcatataaactgcaaactaaaacaattatacaataaatacacctaaagcttcacagtaaataatagactacttttaagacagaacagccctgttatcacgatatggat
This window contains:
- the LOC125794087 gene encoding probable serine/threonine-protein kinase clkA, with the translated sequence PNYSSNDLNPSSNSLNYTSNNHKYSSNNLNPSSNSLNYTSNNHNYSSNNLNPRSNSLNYTSNNHKYSSNNLNPSSNSLNYTSNNHNYSSNDLNPSSNSLNYTSNNHNYSSNDLNPRSNSLSYTSNNHNYSSNNLNPSSNSLNYRSNNHNYSSNNLNPSSNSLNYRSNNHNYSSNNLNPSSNSLNYTSNNHNYSSNNLNPRSNSLNYTSNNHKYSSNNLNPSSNSLNYTSNNHNYSSNDLNPSSNSLNYTSNNHNYSSNDLNPRSNSLSYTSNNHNYSSNDLNPSSNSLNYTSNNHNYSSNDLNPSSNSLNYTSNNHNYSSNNLNPSSNSLKYTSNNHNYSSNYINYNYNHSNNYSCIHYNNHARTDPVLP